From Paenibacillus graminis, a single genomic window includes:
- a CDS encoding DUF1450 domain-containing protein, whose protein sequence is MANDIRICDECNHIKMKSILPKLRKMAPDAEIKTGCISYCGPCGKRPFVYINGRYVSGPTEDEVLAKAEAFVKRPVAKE, encoded by the coding sequence ATGGCTAACGATATACGCATTTGCGACGAGTGCAATCATATCAAGATGAAAAGTATCCTCCCCAAGCTGCGCAAGATGGCGCCTGACGCCGAGATCAAGACCGGATGCATCTCCTATTGCGGACCTTGCGGCAAACGGCCGTTTGTCTATATCAACGGCCGGTACGTCAGCGGCCCGACAGAAGACGAGGTGCTGGCTAAGGCCGAAGCTTTTGTCAAACGGCCGGTTGCTAAGGAATAG
- a CDS encoding aldo/keto reductase has product MKHIADVTILNNGIAMPRFGLGTYKAEGEEVASAVATALELGYRSIDTAAVYGNEEEVGRSIAASGIKRDSLFVTTKVWNSDQGYDETLRAFETSSKKLGLDVIDLYLIHWPGTDKYKATWRALERLYAEGRVRAIGVSNFQIHHLEELRKDSETVPAVNQVELHPRFIQKELHDYCASRQIQIEAWAPLMKGRLQDNELLQGIAGKHGKTVSQVILRWGLQNGIVIIPKSVTASRIKENSEIFDFELSAEELAAISGLDASERIGSDPDKLLF; this is encoded by the coding sequence ATGAAGCATATTGCTGATGTAACGATTCTGAACAACGGGATAGCCATGCCCCGGTTTGGACTGGGCACCTACAAAGCCGAGGGGGAAGAGGTAGCGAGTGCTGTAGCAACTGCGCTGGAGCTGGGTTACCGGAGTATTGATACCGCTGCGGTATATGGCAACGAGGAAGAGGTGGGACGCTCGATTGCCGCCAGCGGCATCAAGCGGGACAGCCTGTTCGTGACAACGAAGGTATGGAACTCGGATCAGGGCTACGATGAGACACTAAGAGCTTTCGAAACCAGCAGCAAGAAGCTGGGCCTGGACGTTATTGATCTCTATCTCATCCACTGGCCGGGCACGGATAAATATAAAGCTACCTGGCGCGCACTGGAAAGGCTCTATGCTGAAGGACGCGTACGCGCTATTGGTGTCAGCAATTTTCAGATTCACCATCTGGAGGAATTGCGGAAGGACAGCGAAACTGTGCCTGCCGTGAATCAGGTGGAGCTGCATCCGCGTTTTATCCAGAAAGAGCTGCATGACTACTGCGCCAGCCGCCAGATTCAGATCGAAGCCTGGGCTCCGCTGATGAAGGGCAGGCTGCAGGACAACGAGCTGCTGCAGGGGATTGCTGGCAAGCATGGGAAGACGGTATCCCAGGTGATTTTACGTTGGGGGCTGCAGAACGGGATTGTGATCATCCCGAAATCCGTAACCGCCTCGAGAATTAAGGAAAACAGCGAAATCTTTGATTTCGAGCTGTCGGCGGAAGAGCTGGCTGCCATCAGCGGACTGGATGCCAGTGAGCGGATTGGTTCTGATCCGGACAAGTTATTGTTTTAG